Genomic window (Xylanimonas protaetiae):
GCACCGCGTGCGACGCCGCGCCCAGGAAGTTGACGTACCAGACGTTGAGCAGGCCCATGAGCGCGGGCACGTTCTGGGCCAGCGGCGTCGTGCGGAAGTGCTCGTCGATCGCCCGGAAGCCCGCGAGCAGCTCCCGGAAGCGGTCCGGGCCGATCGCGATGGCGACCGAGGTGCCGATCGCCGAGTCGACCGAGTAGCGTCCGCCGACCCAGTCCCAGAACCCGAACGCGTTGGCCGGGTCGATGCCGAACGCCGCGACCTTGTCGAGCGCCGTGGAGACGGCGACGAAGTGCTTGCCGACCGCGGCGCGGCGCGCCTCCGCGGTGTCCTCGACGACGCCGCTGGCCACCAGGGAGTCCAGCAGCCAGGCGCGCGCGAGGCGCGCGTTCGTCAGCGTCTCGAGCGTCCCGAAGGTCTTCGAGGCGACGATGAACAGCGTCGTCTCCGGGTCGAGGTCCTTCGTCTTCTGCGCGACGTCGGTGGGGTCGATGTTGGAGACGAAGCGCACCGTGAGGCCCGCCTGGCGGTACGGCTCGAGCGCCTCGTAGATCATCACGGGGCCCAGGTCGGAGCCGCCGATGCCGATGTTGACGACCGTCGTCACCGGACGGCCGGTCACGCCCGTCCACTCGCCCGAGCGCACCTTGTCGGCGAACGCCGAGAGCTTGTCCAGCTCCGCGGCGACGTCGGCGTCGACGTCCTGGCCGTCCACCACGAGCGCGGGCTGCGTGCCCGGCGCGCGGCGCAGCGCGGTGTGTAGCACCGCGCGGTCCTCGGTGACGTTGATGCGCTCGCCCGTGAACATCGCTTCGATGCGCTCGGTGAGGTTCACCTCCTGCGCGAGCCGCACCAGCAGCGCGAGCGTCTCGTCGGTGACGAGGTTCTTCGACAGGTCGACGAACAGGTCACCGGCCTCGAGGGTGAGCCGCTCGGCGCGCTCCGGGTCGGCGGCGAACCAGCCGCGCAGGTCGGCGGTCAGGCTCTGGTGGTGGGTGGCGAGGTCGGCCCAGGCGCTGGTGCTGGTGGGGTCGACGGGTGCGGGCGTCGTCATGGGGTCCACGGTAACGACGGGAGGAGTGGTCCGCGCAGGGTTCCGGCGCATGGTCTCGTGACACGTGTCCCACCGGCGTCGCGCGTGGACAGGTGCGCCCGCCGCGCGGCAGGCTCGCGTCGTGCCCCGCCCCGTCGCCCTCGAGATCGCCGTCCAGGACGTCGCCGGCGCGCTGACGGCGTCGGGCGCGGTGGACGAGGCGGCGCTCGCGGCGCTCGCCGACGCCGCGGGCGGCGCGGACCTGACGTTCCACCGGGCGTTCGACGTCGTCGCCGACCGTGGCCAGGCCCTCGCGGACCTGCGGCAGGCCGACGTGCGGCGCGTGCTGACGTCGGGCGGGGCGCCCTGCGCCGCCGACGGCCTCGCGGAGCTGCGACGCCTCGCGCCCCTCGCGACCGGCCTGGGCGTCGAGCTCATGGCCGGCGGCGGCGTGCGGCCGGGCGACGTCGCCGCGCTCGTCGCGGCGGGCGTCGACGCCGTCCACCTCTCGGCGCGGCGCGCCGTCGCGGAGGCGGCCGGCCCGGGCGGCGGCCCGGCCGGCTACGACGTCACGGACGCCGACGTCGTCGCGGCCGCGGCTTCCGCCGTCACGTCAGCCGCTGCCAGATCGCCGCACCGCCCGCCGGCCGGAACCCCATCGCCACGTTGATGCCGAGCATGTGGTCGTTCTCCTCGGCGTTCCACGTGTGCACGCGCCGGACGTCGGGGCGCAGCGCGGCGAGGTGGCGCAGGTTCGCCACCTTCATGGCCATGCCCAGGCGGTGACCGCGGTGGGGCGCCAGCACGATGGTGTCCCACTGGAACGCGCACTGCTGCGCGGGGAGCCACGCCAGCATCGTCATGCCCGCGAGCTCGCCGGAGGCGACGTGCTCCGCGGCGGTGATGACGTACTCGCGGCCCTGTTCCACCTGCCGGGCGGCCATGCGGCGCACGCGCTCGGCGTCCCACGGGTCCTCGCGGAAGTCGAGGGCGCCGACGGGCGCGTCGGTGGACATCCGCGTCTCCAGCAGGGCGAACGCGTCGAGCCACCGCTCGGGGACCGTGCTGTCCCAGCGGTGCAGGCGGTAGCCGCCGGTGCGGCCCGCGGCGTCGGCCTCGAGAGCGTCGAGGAGACCGGGCGCCACCGGCGTCTCGAGCAGCGAGCGGCGGTCCACCTGGGCCAGCTCGTAGCCGTGCGCGCGGGCGAACCGCACGCCCGCGTCGTCGGCGGGGGCGGCGCCCGAGCCGGTCGGCGGGAGCAGCGGCGGCGACCCCGGCGACTCGCGGAACTCGCTCTCGGCCTGGAGCGTGCCGCGGCCGGCGTCTGCCGCGACCCGCTCGCCGCGCTCCAGCAGGGCGGCACCGAGGCCTCGGCGGCGGTGGTCGGGGTGCACCTGCACCTCGACCCACGCGGTGTGCCGGTTCCCCCGCAGCGGCAGGTCGACGCCCAGCCGCCCGACGACGGTGTCGGCGTCGTCGAGCGCGACCACGAGCGTGTGCGCGCTGTCCTCCTGGTGCGCCAGCCGGTTCGCGGACTCGACGGCGCGCACCGCCTGGTCGTCGTGCCCGTCGCGGGCCACGCAGACCGCGCGGTCCAGCGCGGCGACGCCCTCGTGCGCCCAGCCGGGGGAGGAGCCCGCAGGGTCCGGGGCCACCTCGAGCAGCCGCCACGACGCGTTCGCCATACCACGAGGGTCGGCCGGCGCACGGGCGATGTCACCCGTTTTTGACACGGCGCGTCGCGGCCTGCAACCCTCACGCGCGACACCTGCCTGTCGACCCCCGAGCGAGCACCGAGGTTCACCCATGACGACGACCAAGCGCACCTCCCTAGCCCTCGCGGTGGGCGCGACCGTCGCCCTCCTGGCCGCCGGCTGCGCGGGCAGCGAGGCTCCGGGCGGGCTCGACGACGTGCAGACCATCACCTGGTGGCACAACTCGACGACGGGCGCGGCCAAGGATTACTACGAGCAGGTCGCCAACGACTTCGAGAAGGCCCACCCGGGCGTCAACGTCGAGGTCACCGCGCTCGAGCACTCCGACATGCTCGCCCGGCTCTCGGAGACGCTCGGCTCGAACGACCCCGAGCAGGTGCCCGACGTCTTCATGTCCCGCGGCGGCGGCGAGCTGCAGGGCGAGGTCGCGGCCGGCGTGACGCGCGACCTGACCAAGGTGGCGGCCGACGAGCTCGCCAAGACGAGCCAGTTCACCGGCGACTACACGATCGACGGCAAGACGTACGCGCTGCCGTACTCGATGGGCATCGTCGGCTTCTACTACAACGCCGACCTGTTCGCCCAGGCGGGCATCACCGACGTCGTGCCCAACCCGACCATCGACCAGTTCGACGAGTGGGTCGACAAGCTCCAGGAGGCCGACATCACACCGCTCTCCGTGGGCGCCGGCGACAAGTGGCCCGCCTCGCACTACTGGTTCTACGACGTCGCCCGCGAGTGCGCCCGCACGACCATCGACGCCGCGGTCGCCGCGAAGAGCTACACGGACCCGTGCTTCGTCAAGGCCGGCGAGGACCTCCAGGCGCTCGTCGCGAAGAAGCCGTTCAACGACGGCTACATGACCACCGTGGCCCAGCAGGGCCCGTCCTCGGCGTCCGGCCTGCTCGCGAACGGCAAGGTGGCCATGGAGCTCGCGGGCCACTGGGAGCCGGGCATCCTCGCCGGCCTGACCGCCGACGGCCAGGTGCCGGGCTTCCTCAAGTGGTTCGCCTACCCGACCTTCCCGAACCAGGCCGGCGACCCCGTCGACCAGGTGGGCGGCGGCGACGCGTGGGAGGTCTCGACGTCGGCGCCCGACGTCGCCGTCGACCTCGCCAAGTACCTGCTGTCCGACAAGGTCCAGCAGGGCTTCGCCGCCCTCAACATGGGCCTGCCTACCAACCCCGCCGCGGCCGGCTCCGTCGCCTTCCCGACGCTCAAGGACGTCGTCGCCGCGCGTGACAAGGTCGGCCAGGCGCCGCAGCTCTACCTCGACACGCGGCTGGGCAACGCCGTCGGCGACCCGATGAAGGCCGCCATCGCGGACCTGTTCGCCGGGAACGGCAGCCCGCAGGCGATCGTCGACGCCGTCACGGCCGCGGCCAACGCCGAGTGACACGAAGGACGCCGCGCCCCGGTGGGGGCGCGGCGTCCTTCGTCGTCTCGCAGGTCCGCTACAGCACGGGCGGCGGCGACGTGGACTTGCGCACCACCAGCCGTGCCGGGAGCCGCACGTGCGTCTCCGCCTCCTGGCCGTCGAGCAGGGCGAACAGCATCGTCACGGCGCGCGCGCCCATCGCCTGGAGCGGCTGCGCGATCGTCGTCAGGCGCGGGCTGGCGCTCGCGGCCTCGGGGATGTCGTCGAAGCCCACCACGGAGAGGTCGTGCGGGACGCGCATGCCGAGCTCGTGCGCCACCTCGATGACGCCGAAGGCCGACAGGTCGTTGGCGGCGAAGACGGCCGTGGGCCGGTCCGGCATCGTGAGCAGCTCGCGGGCGGGCTCCGTGGTCCACGCGGCGCGGTAGCCGCCGTCGCGCACCAGGTCGGGGTCGAACGGGATGCCGGCCTCGGCGAGCGAGAGGCGGTAGCCCTGCTCGCGGCGGTGCGCGGACTCGAGGTCGGTGCGGCCGCGGATGTGGGCGATGCGGCGGTGCCCGAGCTCGATGAGGTGGCGCGTCGCCGCGCGCGCACCCTCGACGTTGTCGGAGTCGACGACGTGGCTGCCGCCCGAGCCGGTGTGCGGGTCGACGGAGATCACCGGGACGCTCGTCCCCGCGAGGCTCACCGTGGGGGTGAGGATGATCGCGCCGTCGATGAGCGTGCCGCCCAGGCGCGAGAGCGACCGGCGCTCCCACCCGACGGCGTTGTCGTCGCTGATGGCGCCCGAGTAGGCGAGCAGCTCGTAGCCCTTGCCGACCGCCTCCGCCGAGATGCCCTTGAGCAGCTCGGTGGCGAACGGGTCGAACCCGGCCAGCAGGATGCCGACGACGTCGGTGCGGCCGCGGCGCAGCGAGGAGGCCACGAGGGACGTCTCGTAGCCGAGGTCGGCGATCACCTCCAGCACGCGCTGCGCCGTCGCGGTGGCGACGCCGTAGCGCCCGTTGACGACCTTGGAGACGGTCGCCACGGACACCCCCGCGGCGCGCGCGACGTCGGTGATGGTGACGCGTCCGACAGGACGCGCGGGGAGGCGGGAGGGGTGGGCGTCGGTGCTCACCGTCGAACCGTAGCGTGAGGACGGCCTCCGTGATCTCGACGTGGCGTCACGATACGAAATCGTTATCGACAACGATTGACACTCGATCGAGCATCCTGCGACAGTCCGGGTTGACAGAGTTCCCTGTCAACCCGTCGACGACGACCAAGGGGTTTCCACGATGACGAGGAAGATGCGTGGTGGGGCGTTCGTCGCCCTCGGCGCGAGCATCACGCTGCTGGCCGGCTGCGCTGGTTCGGGTGGCGCGGCCACCGGCAACAACACGGCCGCGTCGGCCGGAGACGACCAGGTCATCACCTGGTGGCACAACTCGAACACCGGTGAGGGCAAGGACTACTACGACCAGGTCGCTGCCGACTTCGAGTCCGAGCACCCCGGTGTCAAGATCGAGGTCTCGGCCATGCAGCACGAGGACATGCTGACCAAGCTCAAGGCCGTCCTCCAGTCGGGCGACGCTGCCCAGATCCCGGACGTCTTCATGTCGCGCGGTGGCGGCGAGCTCAAGAACGAGGTCGACGCCGGCGTCACCCGTGACCTCACCGACGTCGCCAAGGACGAGATCTCCAAGATCTCGGGCTTCACGGGCCAGTACACGGTCGACGGCAAGGTCTACGCCCTGCCCTACTCGATCGGCCTCGTGGGCTTCTGGTACAACAAGGACCTCTTCGCCCAGGCCGGCATCACGGACGTCAACTCCGCGCCGACCATCGACGAGTTCAACGGCTACGTCGACAAGCTGAAGACCGCCGGGATCGACCCGATCTCCGTGGGCGCCGGCGACAAGTGGCCGGCCGCGCACTACTGGTACTACAACGTGGTCCGCGAGTGCGCGTTCGACACCGTCGAGAACGCGATCGCCGACGTCGACTTCTCCGACCCGTGCTTCACCAAGGCCGGCGACGACCTGCAGGCCCTCGTCGCGAAGCAGCCGTTCAACCCCGGCTTCCTCTCGACGGGCGCGCAGGCCGGCCCGACCTCGGCCTCCGGCCTCCTCGCCACCGGCAAGGTGGGCATGGAGCTCGCGGGCCACTGGGAGCCCGGCGTGACCGGCGGCCTCACCGCCGACGGCAAGGTCCCGTCGTTCCTCGGCTGGTTCGCCTACCCGACGTTCCCGGGCGAGGCCGGCGACCCCAAGGACCAGATGGGTGGCGGTGACGCGTGGGAGGTCTCGACCTCGGCTCCCGACGTCGCGGTCGACTTCGCCAAGTACCTGCTCTCCGACAAGGTCCAGAAGGGCTTCGCGGCCCTCGACATGGGTCTGCCGACCAACCCGGCCGCCACGGGCGACCTGAAGAACGAGGCGCTCGCCCAGCTCCTGCCGGTGCGTGACGCGGGTGGCAACACGCAGCTCTACCTGGACACCCGCCTCGGCAGCGCCGTGGGTGGCCCGATGAACGACGCGATCGCCAAGGTGTTCGCCGGCGAGCCGGGCTCGCAGGAGATCCTCGACGCGATCACGAAGGCACTGAAGGGCTGACGACCGTGGCAGACGATGTGACCCTCAGCCCGGCCGCCTCGCCTGCGTCGTCCCCGTCGATGCCCGCCACCCCCGTGCAGGGGGTGGCGGGCATCGCCCCGGGCGGTCGCCGTCGAAAGCCGATGTCCGGCGCCTGGCGAAAGCGTGCGGAGATCGCCTTCTTCGTGACGCCCGCCCTCGCGCTGTTCCTCATGTTCGTGATCTGGCCGATCATCACCGCGGTCCAGATGTCGCTGTTCAAGTGGACCGGCATCGGTCCCCTCGTCGACTTCGTCGGCCTGAAGAACTACGTGACGGTGCTGACCGACGAGCTCTTCACCGACGCGCTCCGCCACAACCTGATCATCGTGGTGGGCTCGATCCTGCTGCAGCTGCCGCTGGGCCTCGGTCTCGCGCTCCTGCTCAACCGCAAGCTGTGGGGCCAGAGCATCCTGCGCACGATCATCTTCGTGCCCTACGTGCTGGCGGAGGTCATCGCCGGCGTCGTCTGGGGCGCGCTGCTCGTCCCGCAGTACGGCACGATCGACGCCCTCGCGGCGGCCCTCCACATCCCCACGCCCGAGCAGGGCTTCCTGGGGACGCCCGACCTCGCCCTGTGGACGGTGCTGTTCGTCCTGACGTGGAAGTACCTCGGCCTCGCCGTGATCCTCTTCCTCGCCGGCCTGCAGGGCATCCCGGACGAGCTCTACGAGGCCGCCGCCCTCGACGGCGCGAGCTGGTGGCAGGTCCAGCGCAGGATCACCTTCCCGCTCATGGGCCCGACGATCCGCACGTGGGCGTTCCTGTCGATGATCGGCTCCCTCCAGGTCTTCGACATGGTGTGGATCCTCACCAAGGGCGGCCCCGCGGGCGCCACGACGACGATGGCGACCTACCTCATCGCCCAGGGCACCCAGGCCAGCAACTTCGGCATCGCCGGCGCCGCGTCCGTGATCCTCTTCGTGATCGCGCTCTTCTTCGCCGTCGTCTACCAGCAGCTCGTCCTCAAGCGGGACACGCAGCCTGACACCCCGAAGCGCAAGCGCTCCCAGCGAGAGAAGGCGAAGTGATGGCGACGCAGACCCTCAGCGGGCACCGTGTCGAGCAGAGCCTGCGGCCCAGCCGCCGGTTCGACCTGCGGCCCTCGACCGCGATCGTGTACTTCGTCGCGCTCGTCGTCGTCGCGCTCACCCTCGGGCCCGTGCTGTACGGCGTCCTGGGCGGCTTCCGCACGAACGCCGCGATCGCCGAGTCCCCGGCCGGCATGCCCGACCCGTTCGTCCTCGACAACTACCTGGGCGTGCTGCAGAACCCGGACTTCTGGCGCTACGCGCTGAACTCCTCGGGCATCGCGCTCATCACGACCGCGCTCGTCGTCGTCTTCGGCGTCATGGCGGCCTACCCGCTCGCGCGGTACGAGTTCAAGGGCCGTGAGGGCCTGTTCATGGTGTTCGTCGTCGGCCTGCTCTTCCCCGCGGCCGTCGCGATCATCCCGCTGTTCATCCTCATCACCCAGAACTTCCACCTCGGCAACACGTGGATCGGCATCGCGCTGCCCCAGGCGGCGTTCGCGCTCCCGACGACGGTGGTCATCCTGCGGCCGTTCCTCATGTCGCTGCCCAAGGAGCTCGAGGAGGCCTCGCAGCTCGACGGCACGAGCCGGATCGGGTTCTTCTGGCGGATCCTGCTGCCGCTGTCGGGTCCCGGCATGGTGACCGTCGGCGTGCTGGCGTTCGTCGGCTCCTGGAACGCGTACCTGCTGCCCCTGCTGCTGCTCGGCCCGGAGAACAAGACGCTGCCGCTCGGCGTCGCCGACTTCTCGTCCGAGCACAGCGCCGACACGGCCGGCGTCTTCGCCTTCACGAGCCTCGCGATGATCCCGGCGCTCGTGTTCTTCCTGGCGATGCAGAAGCGCATCGTCAACGGCCTCCAAGGGGCCGTGAAGGGCTGACGCTGCCACCGGCCGATGTCGGTTGCGCCACGAACACCCCCATATCGAAGGTGGCCCCGTAGCGTTGAACCCGCTACGGGGCCGCCCCGTGACCCCCGCCCGCGTCTAAGGAGACCCCCGTGACCGACGCCGCCCAGGCTCCGGCTCCCGCGCACATGCCCGAGGTGTCGGACCGTGTCCGCGACCTGATCGCGCAGATGACCATCGAAGAGAAGCTCGCGCAGATCGTCAGCTTCTGGCCGGACCAGGGCGGGAACGTCGTCGCCCCGATGCAGGGCGAGATGGCCGCGGAGAGCGGCGCCAAGTCGCTCGCCGAGATCACCCAGCACGGCCTCGGCCAGTACACCCGCGTCTACGGCACGCGCCCGGTCGACCCGATCAAGCGCGCCGAGTGGCTGTGGGGCGAGCAGCGCCGTCTCAAGAAGGAGACGCGCCTCGGCATCCCCGCGCTCGTGCACGAGGAGTGCCTCACGGGCCTCGCCGCATGGCAGGCCGCGACCTTCCCGGCCCCGCTGGCCTGGGGTGCCGCGTTCGACGACGAGCTCGTCTACGAGATGGGCCAGGTCATCGGCGAGTCGATGAAGAAGCTCGGCGTGCACCTGGGCCTCGCGCCCGTGCTCGACGTCATCCGCGACGCGCGCTGGGGCCGCACCGAGGAGGCCATCTCCGAGGACCCCTACGTCGTCGGCACCATCGGCACGCGCTACGTCCAGGGCCTCCAGGACTCCGGCGTGCACGCCACGCTCAAGCACTTCGTCGGCTACTCCGGCTCGAAGGCCGGCCGCAACCACGCCCCGGTCTCCGCCGGCCCGCGCGAGCTCGCCGACACGTTCCTGCCGCCGTTCGAGATGGCCGTGCTCGACGGCAAGGTCAAGTCGGTCATGAACTCCTACACCGACGTCGACGGCGTGCCCTGCGCCGCCAACGAGGACCTCCTCACCGGCGTGCTGCGCGACACGTGGGGCTTCGAGGGCACCGTCGTCGCCGACTACTTCGCCGTCGCGTTCCTCGAGGTCATGCACGGCGTCGCCGCCGACCGCGCCGACGCCGCCGCCCAGGCGCTGCGCGCCGGCCTGGACGTCGAGCTGCCCGGCATGGACGCCTTCCCGCTGCTGGCCGAGAAGGTCCGCTCGGGCGAGTTCCCCGAGGCGCTCGTGGACCGCGCCCTCGCGCGTCACCTCAAGCAGAAGGAGGAGCTCGGCCTGCTCGAGCCCGACGCCTTCGACGACGAGCCGCCCACCGAGATCGACCTCGACTCGCCGAAGCACCAGGCGATCGCGCGCAAGCTCGCCGAGGAGTCGATCGTCCTGCTGTCGAACGACGGCACGCTGCCGCTGACGGCCGCCAAGAAGATCGCCGTCGTCGGCCCGAACGCCGCCGCCGTCGAGGCCCTCCAGGGCTGCTACTCGTTCGCGAACCACGTGCTCGCGCACTACCCGGACCACGAGATCGGCTTCCACATCCCGACCGTCGCCGAGGCGATGGCCGAGGTCTTCGAGGGCACCGAGCTCGTCACGGCGCACGGCTGCGACGTCGAGGGCACCGACACGTCGGGCTTCGCCGCCGCGGTCGAGGCCGCAGAGGGTGCGGACGTCGTCGTCGCCGTCGTCGGCGACCGTGCCGGCCTGTTCGGCCGTGGCACGGTCGGCGAGGGCAACGACGCCGAGTCGCTCGAGCTCCCCGGGGTGCAGCGCCAGTTCATCGAGGCGCTGCTCGCCACCGGCAAGCCCGTCGTCATGGTCATGACGCTCGGTCGCCCGTACGTCATCGACTGGGCGCTCGACGGCACCGGCCCCAAGCCGGCCGCCGTGATCCACGCCGCGTTCCCGGGCGAGGGCGGCGGTCTCGCGATCGCCGACGTGCTCAAGGGCAACGTCAACCCGTCGGGTCGCCTGCCGCTGTCGCTGCCGCGCTCCTCGGGCTCGCAGCCGTACTCGTACCTGCACCCGATGCTCGGCGGCCCGTCCGACGTGACGAACACCGACTCGACGCCGACGCGTCCGTTCGGCTTCGGCCTGTCGTACACGACGTTCGGGTACTCGGACCTCGAGGTCTCCTCCTCGGTCGAGGCCGGCGGCACGATCACCGCCGCCGTCACGGTGACCAACACCGGTGCCGTCGCGGGTGCGGAGCCCGTCCAGGTGTACGGCCGCGACGTGCTCGGCTCGATCGCCCGTCCGGTCGTGCAGCTCCTCGGCTACCAGCGCGTCGCGCTGGAGGCCGGCGAGTCGAAGCGCCTCACGTTCGCGATCCCGACGACGCGCTTCGCGTTCTCCGACCGCCGCATGGTCAAGATCGTCGAGCCGGGCGACGTCGAGGTGTGGGTCGCCTCGCACTCGTCCGCCGCGGAGACGTCGTCCGACGTCGCCGAGACGACCGCCGGTGCCATCGTCAACGAGAAGAAGGCCGCGAAGGTCGAGATCCCGGGCACGGCGACGCCGCGCGCGACGGTCGCGATCACGGGCCCGCTGCACGAGGTCACGACGGCGGACGAGCGCTGGGTGAAGGCAACGATCTCCTGACCCGCCGCATCTGACGCGAGGCGCCGGTCCCTTCGGGGGCCGGCGCCTCGCGTCGTTAGGGTGAGGGCATGCGCGTGGACGTGTGGTTGTGGGCGGTGCGGCTCTTCAAGTCGCGCTCGTCCGCGGCCGGGCTGCTGCGGACCGGGCGGGTGCGCGTCAACGGGTTCGTCGTCAAGGCGTCCGCGCACGTCAAGCCTGGCGACCGGGTCACCTGGCGCGAGACGCTGCGCGAGCGCGACGTCGAGGTGGTCGAGCTGCTGCCCAAGCGTGTCGGGGCGCCGCTCGCCGTCAAGGCCTACGTGGACCACAGCCCGGCGCTGCCGACCCGGGAGGAGCGGTTCGCCGTCGG
Coding sequences:
- a CDS encoding RNA-binding S4 domain-containing protein, with amino-acid sequence MRVDVWLWAVRLFKSRSSAAGLLRTGRVRVNGFVVKASAHVKPGDRVTWRETLRERDVEVVELLPKRVGAPLAVKAYVDHSPALPTREERFAVGVRDRGTGRPTKRERREIDRLRGDRRD